The region CTAGCGCGGGGTCCAGAAAACACGCTGTACGCATGCATGGTTAGCATGAGGCTGGCTCTCAGGCGCAGCCTTCCAAGCCCCCCTTTTTCATGAATGCGCCTTATCCATAATCAAATCGTGGTTTTGTTTCGCAATCTCCTTGAAGTAGGACTAACCTTTTGCGCAATAATGACATCCTCTACTGAAGACCCAGAGCCTACtcaggagctgctggaagaTGCTCAGGGGGGGTTAGAAGACGTTGATGACGGAAACTTGGTCATCCAGGAtacttcctcgtcggcatcGACAATGTACGAGGTCACTAGGGAACAATCAGTGGCACTGAGAATCAGCAACTGGTTTATTCTTGAAATTCTCGCTACCGTTGTATCTGCCGGTGCCCTAATAACTCTAGTTTCGGTGCTTGCCATATATGATGGAAAGCCCCAACCGGACTGGTACTACATGTCACTCAACTCTTTCATTTCCTGGCTATCCACCATCTCGAAAGCCTGCATTCTCTTCTACGTCAGTGAGGCTTTGGGCCAGTCCAAATGGGTATGGTTCGCACAGAAAGTACAGCCTATAAGACATATCCGCACCTTTGATTCAGCGAGCCGAGGCCCTTATGGGGCTCTTGAGTTAATATGGACTCTCCGCGGGAGGTGTGTTTCCTTTTGCATGGCAGGATGGGCACGCTTTTGCTAATTACCACGGCTTTCAAGACACTTTGCTGTAGTGGGTAGCCTGGCGGTTACCTTGGCACTCGCATTTGATCCATTTGCCCAGAACCTGGTTCAGTACTACGAGGGCAAAGTGACAGACACATCGAATAACGCTACGATTTCCAGCACCTCCTACTACGGAAACTACGGCGGTCTGTTCCAGGCGGATGGTAGGTGGCTGCCTGCCTGATGATTATCTCCACACTAATATAAACTCGAactctcagccttctcggTTGAATATGCGCTCAAAACGAACGTATACaatgtcttcttcagcagggACACAGAAACGCCCTGGTCGATACCTCGGTACGGATGCTCATCCACCAACTGCACGTGGGATCTGGTAGTATCCTTGGACGCCAGGGCTCTGTGCGCCAATATCACCGAGCATCTGACGCAGTCGTGTAAGTATACGTCCGTGGAAACAGATTCGCGTACCGGAGAAGTTCTCAATTGCACTGCAAGTCTCCCGAAGAGCCATATCGACGCATGGGCTCTGCCTTATGACCCAGAGAGCGATGTCGCTCAAGCAGTAGGCTTTGTTGTGAAAGCCGCAGACTCTTCGCAGGCTATCATATACACGAACGCAACAACCAGTGCGATCCAGTTCGTCGAGCCCCTGATGACTTATCATGGCTCGCCCGTAGGCCTCAGGTGGGAGGCCACAGAGTGCACAATCGAGCCTGTCGTCCGCAGTTTTCGTGCGtccgtcaagaacaacaaTTACAGCGAAGAAACAGTTAAGATTTGGCCAGATCGCACCTTAGTCAAGATGAATTACACCGATGATCCCGATTACCTTGACACATATCCAGATTTCGCCTACACTAACGACACCGACTACCAATGGCACTTCTACCCACCCTGGCCTGGAGAATTGGCACACCTAAATCCACCACACAATAAAGTCTTCAACTACACCCTTTCAgctgagaaggccattgGGAAATTCCTCCGCACCATCCTGACGGGCTACTACTGGCAAAACACGACCGGTTATGGGTATACGCCCACAGAACCCGACGCAGCTCTGTATGCATCCCAGGACGTCCTTCAAGCGTTCCATCGCGAAGGAAGAAAATCGTGCAGCGACGTATCCTGTAATGTTGAGCCAGGCAGATTTAACCGCACCATGTCAAACATTGCGCAGGCAATCTCGAAGACCTTTCGGGATTCGCAGGATACTACTTACGGGCGATCGGAGGTGACAGTCACCCATATCGCCGTGCGATGGCAGTGGATTTCACTTCCCATCTTTATTTGGCTGTTGGGCACTATAGCGCTCTTTGGCACGGTGTGGAAAACCCGACAGAAGAGAGCGCCCAGGTGGAAAAATGACCCACTGCCACTCCTGTTCCTGTATACAGATGGGCCCAAGCAGGATGATGGTTTAGACGGGCCAAAAGAAAGGCGGATCACTGATATAAATACACTAAAGGTCAAGTTGCACGGGGCCAGGTCCCACGAATAGCTTCGCAAGCATGGCCCAAGGCTTTAGGTGAGAAAGGGTCTGAAGATTATGACTATCTTGCCTCGCTAAAATCAACCAAATTCCCCCAGACGTACGAAGCCTCGCTTCGAATAGGTTCGTCTAGTCGCAAAAACTCAACCTGCTCTGCAAATCCTCAGCCCAAAAGACGGATTGAAACATCATTAAACTATATAGCTCTCTATACCCTAGTCCCTATCGAACCGCACTGCCTCCCTTTCCTCCGTCCTGTCTGTCCTGTTGCATGTCCTCCCTTCCCTGGTTCGACTGATTGATCGCTAATCTTCTTTCGTCAATTATCCTTACTATACTGTTGTGCATGCCCGTACAGGGAAAGAATGGGGGCAGATTGAAGCCTTGTCGACTAAACATACGTAGCCTACAGAGGAACCGATGCCTTCCATAGGCTCTCTTGATACAAGACAATTTCTTTTCCGATCCGAACGATGTTGGTCAGTTATCCGAACAAAATAGCAATAGCATTGGTCGCAAGACTAGACTTGTCAAGATCGTAGTATCGCTGTTTTCGAATACAGTAACGGTCGACGACCGGCAGGGTCAGGGTTATCGTGTGGGAGACAGAGAAGCATATGTTGATACTAtctgatacgaatatatcatgttgagcctcgtgtcacgtgccacgtgatctgtatggcatgatctctggcccctggcctgatccctcgaggagttgtacattgaagaagtgacaactatcgtcatcaagatagagaatcaatcgtcttatggcatcctatccttagtaggctacgttcgtgtagttgatgcagcttccttctaccctttcccctttgagcattcataacacTATCAAATAATCTACTCAAAACAGAAGGCGTATGCCAAAGTGCCTAAAGTCAGCTTGTCTAGATTATTCCTTTCCTCAGGAGCCCCCCATTTCTGCCCTATTTTCAAAGCACTTAGCTGGTGTACTCGTCGCGCACAACAGTAATGGCATCCCCATCCGACGTTAGCACTGTAGCCCTAAAACCTTGCTCTGATGTTGCTTGAATTGCTCTGTTCTTTGGTCTAGAATGGCTTCCCATCAACTAGGTCGCATCGATCACATGTCTGCCATACATTTTCTGAAGCTCGAAAATCAATGGATGCTTGAGGATCAGCATTCCACTATATCCTTACTCCCTTGGTCCGGTACTGTACCTGGAAGACAAATGGCCCGGTAAATCGTGCGCGTCGAGGGAGCACTTGGGAACGAATACTGTAGGGCGGTGTGACATTCCAGCAAGTTTTCAGCAAACCGGTTCGGAACAAGGATAACCCGTGGGCTCCGCCCCCCTCGATTTCCCGATCTTTAAGGTGAACCACCTCCCTTAGGTTGGAATTCGGCGACTATATTTGCGTACGGCCACAGACAAACCCCCTATCGTGAAAACTGACCGCAGAACGTAAACGATCAAAGCTCGAGATTTGTAACCGCTGAAAAGAAACCGCCGTACGTGCGCCTGAACGCCAACAACACCGCGCTTTTAAGAAGGGTTACCTTCGACTTTGATATGGGTGAAGTAGGAAGGCAAGGCGATTCCAAGAGTCTAGATTGCAGCCAACATTACAAGCCAGCTTCGGGAACTGTTGTCTAGGTAATCTCCCCATCAGAGCGTAGTATGTTTTCATTACGCCTACCAAATAAAGGCACAGTATAGCGGTAACACCGGTCTCCAAGAATATTTCATGTCAACTTGGAATAGGACAGTCTAAGAGTAATCTAGAAGTTATGAcacctttttggcttagcggtatattttccTCGGTATTTTATtagagagaaaagagaaaattgcCGAATACTCAAGACCTGGGTGGGGAAGAATACAGGATTCAAACTATCAAAGGATCCACCAGACATTGCTTGACAATtaacgtaaatcccgggcGGTAGGTGCGTCCCGGGCGGAAGGTAGTTTTCTCGTCCACCCCAACGCGTttatcaacctcaactttcaaCAACCATCATGCCACCAAAAGCACATAAAACAAAGCAAGATTTAATTGAGTAAGAGGGCAGGATATAATGCGCGATTCAAGACATTAAAAATAGAAAATTTCAAAAAATTGCGCCCGCAGCGCGTGCATACAAAATTCATCCCAATACACTTCAAGGGAGACttcatggccgccaatctCAAGCAGAACTCTGCAACCACCAGCATAGGCTATCCCTATATTAAGAAGAGGTCTTGATAGGATAAATAGTATTACTTGACATTCATGGAGCAGCTCCCAGGCCCTCGCGCGTACGTGAGATGGCACAACTTATCCTGGATGAATCCTCAACCCTATCTTGACTGATTAGAAAGAACTGGGTAACAGAGTTTACAAAAAGGCGCCCTGAAATCAAAACCAGGTTTGCTTGGAAGATTAATCATCAGAGAGCACTTTGTGAAGATCCCAAGATAATTCACCCATTTTTCAATGAGATACAGAGGATTAAAGTTGAGTATAGGATATtagatgatgatatctacaactttgatgaagctggctttgctatgggCCTAATTGCAACAATAAAAGTAGtatcttgagcagaaatGCCAGGCAAACCATGGCTTATACAGCCGGGGGATCACAAGTGGGTTACCACTATTAAATGTATTAATTCAACTGGATGGTCAGTTCTATTAACTATTATCTTTAAGGGAAAGCACTATAGAGAGGGATGGTTTGAGGAACTCTCTATTCTACATGCCTGGAGGATTAAGGTTAGTAATAATAGATAGACTATAGATATAATTgggctttgctggcttcaaaaaTGCTTTATTCCAGCTATACAGAGGTGGCAAAGGggggagtatatactccttATTCTAGAcagccatggaagccacTTGACCCCGGCCTTTGACACTATATATAaggataataatattatCCCTGTCTGCATGCCTCCTTATTCATCTTACTTCCTGCAACCCCTGGATGTGGGCTGTTTTAGCCCCTTGAAGAGGGTGTACGGATCCCTGATTAAGCAGAAGGCACGCCTAGGATACAACCATGTTGACAAGCTTAATTTCTTAAAGGCTTATTCAGAAGCCTATAAGAAAGTCTTTATAATAGAGAACATTCAAAGCAGATTCAGGGCAACTAGGTTATATCCTTTCTTACCTGCTGCAGTACTGGATAAGCTGTAGTTAAGACTATTAACTCCTACACCCCCCCCCAAGCAGAGGTACTGCTTTAATCCCCTCCTCTCAACTCTGTATGCCTTATACAGTCTGTCAGGTATATTAAAAAGCTTTATCAGTCAAAAAGCTTCTAAAAGAGGGCTCTAGGAGTCCTTCAAGCCCCTCAAAATAGGCGCTGGATGAATTTGTAAAGGGCTGTGAGGTGGCTATTTACAATGCTAGGTTGCTGGCAcaggaaaacaaggatctcTGCTTATTTGTAGCAGATAACAGGCAAAAAAGAGTTGTTCTAG is a window of Aspergillus nidulans FGSC A4 chromosome VI DNA encoding:
- a CDS encoding DUF3176 domain-containing protein (transcript_id=CADANIAT00009770) yields the protein MRLIHNQIVVLFRNLLEVGLTFCAIMTSSTEDPEPTQELLEDAQGGLEDVDDGNLVIQDTSSSASTMYEVTREQSVALRISNWFILEILATVVSAGALITLVSVLAIYDGKPQPDWYYMSLNSFISWLSTISKACILFYVSEALGQSKWVWFAQKVQPIRHIRTFDSASRGPYGALELIWTLRGRHFAVVGSLAVTLALAFDPFAQNLVQYYEGKVTDTSNNATISSTSYYGNYGGLFQADAFSVEYALKTNVYNVFFSRDTETPWSIPRYGCSSTNCTWDLVVSLDARALCANITEHLTQSCKYTSVETDSRTGEVLNCTASLPKSHIDAWALPYDPESDVAQAVGFVVKAADSSQAIIYTNATTSAIQFVEPLMTYHGSPVGLRWEATECTIEPVVRSFRASVKNNNYSEETVKIWPDRTLVKMNYTDDPDYLDTYPDFAYTNDTDYQWHFYPPWPGELAHLNPPHNKVFNYTLSAEKAIGKFLRTILTGYYWQNTTGYGYTPTEPDAALYASQDVLQAFHREGRKSCSDVSCNVEPGRFNRTMSNIAQAISKTFRDSQDTTYGRSEVTVTHIAVRWQWISLPIFIWLLGTIALFGTVWKTRQKRAPRWKNDPLPLLFLYTDGPKQDDGLDGPKERRITDINTLKVKLHGARSHE